From Microbacterium croceum, a single genomic window includes:
- the leuD gene encoding 3-isopropylmalate dehydratase small subunit yields the protein MEKFTTHTGIAAPLKRSNVDTDQIIPAVFLKRVTKTGFEDALFYAWRQDEDFVLNQPVFQGASVLVAGPDFGTGSSREHAVWALRDFGFKVVLSPRFADIFRGNSGKQGLLAATISEEDLERIWAEIDRVPGANITVDLEARTASIGDIQADIGIDDYTRWRLLEGLDDIGLTLRNEDKIAQFEARRESWRPRTLPVQ from the coding sequence ATGGAGAAGTTCACGACCCACACCGGGATCGCGGCGCCGCTGAAGCGCTCCAACGTCGACACGGACCAGATCATCCCCGCGGTGTTCCTCAAGCGCGTGACGAAGACAGGGTTCGAGGATGCGCTGTTCTACGCCTGGCGTCAGGATGAGGATTTCGTGCTGAACCAGCCCGTCTTCCAGGGCGCATCCGTGCTCGTCGCCGGACCTGATTTCGGCACCGGCTCGAGCCGCGAGCACGCGGTGTGGGCGCTGCGCGACTTCGGGTTCAAGGTGGTGCTCAGCCCGCGCTTCGCCGACATCTTCCGCGGGAACTCGGGCAAGCAGGGCCTGCTCGCCGCAACGATCTCGGAAGAGGATCTCGAGCGGATCTGGGCCGAGATCGACCGTGTTCCCGGGGCGAACATCACCGTGGACCTCGAGGCGCGCACCGCGTCGATCGGCGACATCCAGGCTGACATCGGGATCGACGATTACACTAGATGGCGGCTCCTCGAAGGGCTCGATGACATCGGGCTCACGCTGCGCAACGAAGACAAGATCGCGCAGTTCGAGGCCCGTCGCGAGTCGTGGCGGCCCCGGACCCTCCCCGTGCAGTGA
- the murA gene encoding UDP-N-acetylglucosamine 1-carboxyvinyltransferase: MTTPVRDALPDGVPALTGDVLAIRGGRPLRGRVDVKGAKNLATKAMVASLLGDSISVLRDVPAISDVAVVRSLLEVHGVRVSDGDEPGALVFDPSDVESAHFEEIDAHAGASRIPILFCGPLLHRLGQAFIPDLGGCRIGDRPIDFHLDALRKFGAIVEKLPSGIRLSTGGTRLHGANIHLPYPSVGATEQVLLTAVRAEGVTELRNAAIEPEIMDLIAVLQKMGAIISYEPNRVIVIEGVEKLRGYDHRSIFDRNEAASWASAALATDGEIFVGGAKQQEMLTFLNVFRKAGGWFDIREDGILFRRGDELKPVVVETDVHPGFMTDWQQPLVVALTQANGRSVVHETVYENRMGFTEALVKMGADIVVHPRGLQAGPRRVPRRDLEQAAVITGPTPLHGADIVVPDLRGGYSHVIAALTASGESQVSGVDILSRGYEKFLAKLDAVGADFDVIR, from the coding sequence ATGACGACACCCGTGCGCGATGCTCTTCCGGACGGAGTCCCCGCTCTCACCGGAGACGTCCTCGCAATTCGAGGAGGACGACCGCTGCGCGGCCGCGTCGACGTCAAGGGGGCGAAGAACCTCGCCACCAAGGCGATGGTGGCCTCCCTCCTGGGCGATTCGATCAGCGTGCTGCGCGACGTTCCTGCGATCAGCGACGTCGCGGTGGTGCGATCGCTGCTCGAGGTGCATGGCGTCCGCGTCTCCGACGGTGACGAGCCCGGCGCGCTGGTGTTCGACCCCAGCGACGTCGAGTCGGCGCACTTCGAGGAGATCGACGCGCACGCGGGAGCATCCCGCATCCCGATCCTCTTCTGCGGTCCGCTGCTGCACCGCCTCGGCCAGGCATTCATCCCCGACCTCGGCGGATGCCGTATCGGCGACCGCCCGATCGACTTCCACCTGGACGCGCTGCGCAAGTTCGGTGCGATCGTCGAGAAGCTCCCCAGCGGTATCCGTCTCTCCACCGGCGGCACCCGTCTGCATGGCGCGAACATCCACCTTCCGTACCCGAGCGTCGGCGCGACCGAGCAGGTGCTGCTGACCGCGGTGCGTGCCGAGGGTGTCACCGAGCTGCGCAACGCAGCGATCGAGCCGGAGATCATGGATCTCATCGCGGTGCTGCAGAAGATGGGCGCCATCATCTCGTACGAGCCCAACCGGGTCATCGTCATCGAGGGCGTCGAGAAGCTCCGTGGCTACGACCACCGTTCGATCTTCGACCGCAACGAGGCCGCATCGTGGGCCTCTGCCGCGCTCGCGACCGATGGTGAGATCTTCGTCGGTGGCGCCAAGCAGCAGGAGATGCTCACGTTCCTCAACGTCTTCCGCAAGGCGGGCGGCTGGTTCGACATCCGTGAGGACGGCATCCTCTTCCGTCGTGGCGATGAGCTCAAGCCGGTCGTCGTGGAGACCGACGTGCACCCCGGCTTCATGACCGACTGGCAGCAGCCTCTCGTCGTCGCGCTCACGCAGGCGAACGGGCGCTCGGTCGTGCACGAGACCGTGTACGAGAACCGGATGGGATTCACCGAAGCACTCGTCAAGATGGGCGCCGACATCGTCGTGCACCCGCGTGGCCTGCAGGCCGGTCCGCGGCGTGTTCCGCGTCGTGACCTCGAGCAGGCGGCCGTGATCACCGGTCCGACGCCGCTGCACGGCGCCGACATCGTGGTGCCCGACCTCCGTGGGGGGTACAGCCACGTGATCGCCGCTCTCACCGCATCCGGCGAGTCGCAGGTGTCGGGCGTCGACATCCTCAGCCGCGGCTACGAGAAGTTCCTCGCCAAGCTCGACGCCGTCGGCGCTGACTTCGACGTCATCCGGTGA
- a CDS encoding lysophospholipid acyltransferase family protein produces the protein MTSVSSGSGEKSRPSLFWPVAAIVVPLVSLIAKVRITGAEKLPRTGAFVLAPNHYSEFDPLIVALAVWRIGRAPRFMAKESLFKVPVLGWVLRRTGMIPVARTSSASSAKQTMKQSAELVEHGRGVIVYPEGTLTRDPELWPMRGKSGAVRLALADGIPLIPMAQWGTQEIMGRYQKGFSLWPLRKPVQVIIGDPVDVSDLRGRAGEQTALNEATNRLMNAITALLEELRDEKAPAERWNPATHGQKETGRLDS, from the coding sequence GTGACGTCGGTGTCTTCCGGTTCGGGGGAGAAGTCGCGGCCGAGCCTGTTCTGGCCGGTCGCGGCGATCGTCGTGCCGTTGGTCTCCTTGATCGCGAAGGTGCGCATCACCGGTGCGGAGAAGCTCCCGCGCACCGGCGCGTTCGTGCTGGCGCCGAATCACTACTCCGAGTTCGATCCGCTGATCGTCGCCCTGGCCGTGTGGCGGATCGGGCGCGCGCCACGCTTCATGGCCAAGGAGAGCCTGTTCAAAGTTCCCGTCCTGGGCTGGGTGCTGCGGCGCACGGGAATGATCCCGGTCGCGCGCACCTCATCAGCATCGTCTGCGAAGCAGACCATGAAGCAGTCCGCCGAGCTGGTCGAGCACGGCCGCGGGGTGATCGTGTACCCCGAGGGCACGCTCACGCGCGACCCTGAGCTGTGGCCGATGCGGGGCAAGTCCGGTGCGGTGCGGCTCGCTCTCGCCGACGGCATCCCGCTGATCCCGATGGCCCAGTGGGGCACGCAGGAGATCATGGGTCGGTACCAGAAGGGTTTCAGCCTCTGGCCACTGCGCAAGCCGGTGCAGGTCATCATCGGGGATCCTGTCGATGTGTCCGATCTACGCGGACGGGCCGGCGAGCAGACTGCGCTCAACGAGGCGACGAACCGGCTCATGAACGCGATCACCGCACTGCTCGAAGAGCTGCGCGACGAGAAGGCGCCCGCTGAGCGCTGGAACCCTGCGACCCACGGTCAGAAGGAGACGGGCCGCCTTGACTCCTAA
- a CDS encoding NAD(P)H-dependent glycerol-3-phosphate dehydrogenase, with protein MTPKRNVLTGPRATVIGAGSWGTTFGKILADGGAQVTMWARRAELAQEINEAKRNSRYLPGINLPRTMTATHELATAMQGAEQVYLSVPSQSLRENLKALRPLLSESDAKIVSLMKGVERGTGLRMSQVIQQELRCDPDRIAVASGPNLALEIAREQPTAAVISSRSQETAEIVARAARNSYFRTFVNTDVIGTEFGGVLKNLIAVAIGIVDGVGYGENTKASIITRGLVEMTDFAVANGAHPETLQGLAGLGDLIATCQSPLSRNNTAGRLLGQGYSFQDVVKQMQQTAEGLASVAPILQLARESEVDMPIVEQVKMVLDGKMDPRDIAPHLTTDDDTPQGERTNHGQADGGGALRRTLQRAFDQFRHGGRRAGRD; from the coding sequence TTGACTCCTAAGAGAAACGTGCTCACAGGTCCCCGCGCGACCGTGATCGGTGCGGGCAGCTGGGGGACCACATTCGGCAAGATCCTCGCCGATGGCGGCGCCCAGGTGACCATGTGGGCGCGCCGTGCCGAGCTCGCGCAGGAGATCAACGAGGCCAAGCGCAACTCGCGCTACCTTCCGGGCATCAACCTTCCTCGCACGATGACGGCGACTCATGAGCTGGCCACGGCGATGCAGGGCGCCGAACAGGTGTACCTGTCGGTGCCGAGCCAGTCGCTGCGCGAGAATCTCAAGGCGCTGCGGCCGTTGCTCTCCGAGAGCGATGCGAAGATCGTCAGCCTGATGAAGGGTGTCGAGCGCGGCACCGGGCTGCGCATGAGCCAGGTCATCCAACAGGAGCTGCGCTGCGACCCCGACCGGATCGCGGTGGCCTCCGGGCCCAACCTCGCGCTGGAGATCGCCCGCGAACAACCCACGGCCGCCGTCATCTCCTCGCGAAGCCAGGAGACGGCGGAGATCGTCGCACGCGCGGCACGGAACAGCTACTTCCGCACCTTCGTGAACACCGATGTGATCGGCACCGAGTTCGGTGGGGTGTTGAAGAACCTGATCGCGGTGGCGATCGGCATCGTCGACGGCGTCGGGTACGGCGAGAACACCAAGGCGTCCATCATCACGCGCGGACTCGTGGAGATGACCGACTTCGCGGTCGCGAACGGTGCGCACCCCGAGACCCTTCAGGGTCTCGCGGGACTGGGCGACCTCATCGCGACATGCCAGTCGCCGCTCAGCCGCAACAACACGGCCGGGCGACTGCTCGGCCAGGGATACAGCTTCCAGGATGTCGTGAAGCAGATGCAGCAGACCGCCGAGGGACTCGCGTCCGTGGCGCCGATCCTGCAACTCGCGCGCGAGTCCGAGGTGGACATGCCCATCGTCGAGCAGGTGAAGATGGTGCTGGACGGGAAGATGGATCCCCGGGACATCGCGCCCCACCTGACGACAGACGACGACACCCCCCAGGGTGAGAGGACCAACCATGGACAAGCAGACGGTGGTGGTGCTCTTCGGAGGACGCTCCAGCGAGCATTCGATCAGTTCCGCCACGGCGGGAGGCGTGCTGGGCGCGATTGA
- a CDS encoding D-alanine--D-alanine ligase family protein, which produces MDKQTVVVLFGGRSSEHSISSATAGGVLGAIDRDRYDVIPVGITREGAFVLEDDDPAKFPLDAEHLPEVVDNGSRMRWPEPGGDRTLRVVHADGTVEGLGEIDIVLPILHGTHGEDGTIQGYFDTLEVPYAGGGVLDSALCMDKHFMKIALQAAGIAVAPWVTVRRRDWAADAASIREDAAALGLPLFVKPARAGSSVGVSKVTVPEELDAALTLAFAEDDKVLIETGVTGREIEVAVLEGAEGVRASLPGEIVLTSRGFYDFEGKYLGGDGVDVVCPAELADTEVAAIQAAGIRAFEAVDGRGLARVDMFLTTAGELVVNELNTMPGFTPISMFPKCWVASGLSYGDLISELIEAGLRR; this is translated from the coding sequence ATGGACAAGCAGACGGTGGTGGTGCTCTTCGGAGGACGCTCCAGCGAGCATTCGATCAGTTCCGCCACGGCGGGAGGCGTGCTGGGCGCGATTGATCGCGATCGCTACGACGTGATCCCCGTCGGGATCACCAGGGAAGGAGCCTTCGTCCTCGAAGACGACGACCCCGCCAAGTTCCCACTGGACGCCGAGCACCTGCCGGAGGTGGTCGACAACGGCAGCCGTATGCGTTGGCCCGAACCCGGAGGCGACCGCACGCTGCGCGTGGTGCACGCCGATGGCACCGTCGAAGGACTCGGCGAGATCGACATCGTGCTGCCGATCCTGCATGGCACACACGGTGAGGACGGCACGATCCAGGGCTACTTCGACACACTCGAGGTTCCCTACGCCGGCGGTGGCGTTCTCGATTCGGCGCTGTGCATGGACAAGCACTTCATGAAGATCGCGCTCCAGGCGGCGGGTATCGCGGTCGCTCCGTGGGTGACCGTGCGTCGCAGGGACTGGGCAGCGGACGCCGCCTCGATCCGTGAGGATGCCGCCGCGCTGGGCCTTCCGCTCTTCGTCAAGCCGGCGCGCGCAGGATCCAGCGTCGGCGTGTCGAAGGTCACCGTTCCGGAAGAGCTCGACGCCGCACTCACCCTGGCTTTCGCTGAGGATGACAAGGTGCTCATCGAGACCGGTGTCACCGGCCGTGAGATCGAGGTCGCCGTCCTGGAAGGTGCTGAGGGCGTTCGTGCCTCGCTTCCGGGCGAGATCGTGCTGACCTCGCGCGGCTTCTACGACTTCGAGGGCAAGTACCTCGGTGGCGACGGCGTCGATGTCGTGTGCCCTGCAGAACTCGCCGACACCGAGGTGGCGGCGATCCAGGCCGCCGGTATCCGCGCGTTCGAAGCCGTCGACGGGCGGGGACTCGCCCGTGTCGACATGTTCCTCACCACGGCGGGCGAGCTGGTCGTCAACGAGCTCAACACCATGCCGGGCTTCACGCCGATCTCGATGTTCCCCAAATGCTGGGTCGCATCGGGGTTGAGCTACGGCGATCTGATCTCGGAACTGATCGAGGCCGGCCTGCGTCGCTGA
- a CDS encoding DUF3515 domain-containing protein, which yields MPRIRRLVAAGSAVIVAAFLAGCSTTVHLEPADDANNPACAAVSVLLPDSLAGLDRVWTDAQATGAWGDPTIVLRCGVEPPAPSTLNCTTLGGVDWLVLDQEENRQRLVTYGRDPAIEVTIRRGQEIDFATVVDKLSSYIQSGLAPATAHCTERVETPAS from the coding sequence ATGCCCCGTATCCGACGCCTCGTTGCCGCCGGGAGTGCGGTGATCGTGGCAGCCTTCCTCGCAGGATGCTCGACCACCGTGCACCTCGAACCCGCCGACGATGCGAACAACCCGGCATGCGCCGCCGTGTCCGTTCTGCTCCCGGACAGCCTCGCCGGTCTCGACCGGGTCTGGACCGATGCCCAGGCCACCGGAGCCTGGGGAGACCCCACGATCGTGCTGCGGTGCGGCGTCGAACCGCCCGCTCCCTCGACTCTCAACTGCACGACACTGGGTGGTGTGGACTGGCTGGTGCTCGATCAGGAGGAGAACCGCCAGCGACTTGTCACCTACGGGCGCGATCCGGCTATCGAGGTCACCATCCGCCGGGGTCAGGAGATCGACTTCGCGACCGTCGTCGACAAACTCTCCTCGTATATCCAGTCGGGGCTCGCACCTGCCACGGCCCACTGCACCGAGCGAGTCGAGACGCCCGCCAGCTGA
- the thiL gene encoding thiamine-phosphate kinase → MPSRPDADDPRLGDLSEGRLLRAILSRTAPATHTILGPGDDAAVIAAPSGSVVATTDTLVHGPDFRLAWTSGYDLGWKAAAVNLADIAAMGAQPTALLVALAIPRDLRLSFVERLADGLRDACAALAPGCAVVGGDLATSDVLTVAVTALGDLEGRQAVTRSGARPGDAVAVAGELGLAAHGLAILFDSFRDGGSPVPVDPARLAPGESGALSAQLRPVPPIGLGRIAAIAGATSMMDVSDGLALDAGRLAAASDVTIALRRAALGDEPNRALRGGEDHALLATFPDGVLPPGFRIIGEVREREVDALLCDEEPIEIRGWDPYRDWDSISG, encoded by the coding sequence ATGCCCTCCCGACCCGATGCTGACGACCCGCGCCTGGGTGACCTCTCCGAAGGACGCCTACTGCGCGCGATCCTCTCGCGCACCGCACCCGCGACGCACACCATCCTCGGACCGGGCGACGACGCCGCAGTGATCGCTGCGCCCTCGGGCAGCGTTGTGGCCACGACCGACACGCTCGTCCATGGCCCTGACTTTCGGCTCGCATGGACCAGCGGCTACGACCTGGGATGGAAGGCGGCGGCGGTCAACCTGGCCGACATCGCCGCGATGGGGGCGCAGCCGACCGCGCTGCTCGTCGCGCTGGCGATTCCTCGAGATCTTCGACTGTCGTTCGTCGAGCGACTCGCAGACGGCCTCCGTGATGCCTGCGCGGCGCTCGCTCCCGGGTGTGCCGTCGTCGGTGGTGATCTGGCGACCTCTGATGTCCTCACCGTCGCGGTGACGGCACTGGGCGATCTGGAAGGGCGACAGGCCGTGACGCGCTCCGGTGCACGGCCCGGCGATGCGGTCGCAGTGGCCGGGGAGCTCGGTCTCGCGGCGCACGGTCTGGCGATCCTCTTCGACAGCTTCCGCGACGGTGGATCCCCTGTCCCCGTCGACCCCGCGCGGCTCGCACCGGGGGAGAGCGGCGCGCTCTCCGCGCAGTTGCGACCCGTTCCTCCGATCGGTCTGGGACGCATCGCGGCGATCGCCGGGGCGACGTCGATGATGGACGTGTCCGACGGTCTGGCGCTGGACGCCGGGCGCCTGGCCGCCGCTTCGGATGTCACGATCGCCCTGCGTCGTGCAGCGCTCGGAGATGAGCCCAACCGTGCACTCAGGGGCGGCGAGGACCACGCGTTGCTCGCGACCTTCCCGGACGGTGTGCTCCCACCGGGGTTCCGGATCATCGGCGAGGTGCGCGAGCGAGAAGTCGACGCTCTCCTGTGCGACGAGGAGCCGATCGAGATCCGAGGCTGGGACCCCTATCGCGACTGGGACTCGATCTCTGGCTGA
- the rsmD gene encoding 16S rRNA (guanine(966)-N(2))-methyltransferase RsmD, with product MTRIIAGRAGGARLDVPNAGTRPTSDRVRESLFGSLESADAIDGARVLDLYAGSGALGLESLSRGARSVELVEQNRAAAAVIRRNAATVARAGDLPPARVHESAVRPHLLRATGLFDLVFTDPPYDLSDDAMNEDLKALAPLLSAHAVVVIERGKRSSAPELAAAGLELVREKNYGDTTLWWASPSSASAAAEDDPHS from the coding sequence GTGACGAGGATCATCGCAGGCCGCGCCGGCGGCGCCAGACTCGACGTGCCCAACGCCGGCACGCGCCCGACCAGCGACCGCGTGCGGGAATCTCTGTTCGGCTCGCTGGAATCGGCGGATGCGATCGATGGCGCCAGGGTACTCGACCTGTACGCCGGCTCAGGTGCCCTCGGCTTGGAGTCGCTCAGCCGCGGAGCGCGGAGCGTCGAGCTCGTGGAGCAGAACCGCGCCGCGGCCGCTGTCATCCGTCGCAATGCCGCGACAGTGGCGCGTGCGGGCGATCTTCCCCCCGCCCGCGTGCATGAGAGCGCCGTCCGGCCTCATCTGCTTCGAGCGACCGGCCTGTTCGATCTGGTCTTCACCGACCCGCCCTACGATCTGAGCGATGACGCGATGAACGAGGACCTGAAGGCACTTGCTCCCCTCCTGTCGGCGCATGCTGTCGTCGTCATCGAGCGGGGCAAGCGTTCGTCAGCGCCGGAACTCGCCGCTGCCGGTCTCGAGCTCGTCCGTGAGAAGAACTACGGCGATACGACGCTCTGGTGGGCGAGCCCGTCATCGGCCTCTGCTGCGGCCGAAGACGATCCCCACAGCTGA
- a CDS encoding ATP-dependent DNA helicase RecG: protein MSLTLDSSLDDALGAAPAKTLDRAFGMKTVGDLLSHYPRRYADPGELTPIRDLPIGETVTIVAEVLSSSFRRMRNRPGAMVDVVIGDGIGRMSLTFFAKNIGAAEWRSKDLAVGRRGIFSGKVGMFNNVTQFAHPEYELFDDEDTARRTADARAAVPIPIYPATSTLQTWQIARLIGRVLDDLDAVPDPLTDDVRVQEELLTAREALERIHRPRTRNDIDPAVRTLRMHEALTLQTALLQQRDAVRALQATPRTASPGGLLERFDAALPYTLTPDQQTVGAQIAADLVGAWPMNRLVQGEVGSGKTLVALRAMLQVAESGGQAALIAPTEVLAGQHLRSIAKMLGPQLAPLVMPTLLTGQMPAAERRKAALRVASGQALIVVGTHALLGEKTTFADLGLVVVDEQHRFGVEQREALRAKGSSPHALVLTATPIPRTVAMTVFGDLDTSVIRTMPAGRAGIQSFVAPLAEHPGWFNRVWERAAEEIAQGRQVFAVCAAIDTAKKTAEAAEPAAPTLAPEGGNGPRWGVVQLDEVLATHPTLGGLRRAVLHGRMPSDEKDAVMQAFARGEIDLLLATTVIEVGVDVPNASTMIVLDADRFGVSQLHQLRGRVGRGGVPGLCLLVTEAESDTLARDRVEAVAATLDGFALAEVDLELRGEGDVLGAAQAGVRSSLKLLRVVKDAALITRAREIGEEILAHDPALDDHPGLREAISRRVSDADRAALAKN from the coding sequence ATGTCGCTCACGCTCGATTCGTCGCTGGATGACGCGCTCGGCGCGGCACCGGCGAAGACCCTGGATCGGGCGTTCGGCATGAAGACCGTCGGAGATCTGCTCTCGCACTACCCACGACGGTACGCCGATCCGGGCGAGCTCACCCCGATTCGCGACCTGCCGATCGGCGAGACGGTCACGATCGTGGCCGAGGTGCTCTCATCGAGCTTCCGGCGTATGCGCAATCGCCCTGGTGCGATGGTCGACGTCGTGATCGGCGACGGCATCGGTCGCATGTCGCTCACATTCTTCGCCAAGAACATCGGCGCGGCCGAGTGGAGGTCGAAGGACCTCGCGGTGGGGCGCCGGGGGATCTTCTCCGGCAAGGTCGGGATGTTCAACAACGTCACCCAGTTCGCGCACCCGGAGTACGAGCTGTTCGACGACGAGGACACCGCTCGCCGCACGGCGGATGCCAGAGCGGCCGTCCCCATCCCGATCTACCCCGCGACGTCGACCCTGCAGACCTGGCAGATCGCCCGACTCATCGGCCGGGTGCTCGACGATCTCGACGCGGTTCCCGACCCGCTGACCGACGATGTGCGCGTGCAGGAGGAGCTGCTGACCGCACGGGAGGCGCTGGAGCGTATCCATCGGCCGCGCACGCGCAACGACATAGACCCCGCGGTGCGCACACTGCGTATGCATGAGGCGCTCACCCTGCAGACGGCACTCCTGCAGCAGCGTGACGCCGTGCGCGCACTGCAGGCGACGCCGCGCACCGCGTCACCGGGCGGACTCCTCGAACGCTTCGACGCCGCCCTGCCCTACACGCTCACGCCGGACCAACAGACGGTCGGCGCGCAGATCGCCGCCGACCTCGTCGGGGCGTGGCCGATGAACCGGCTGGTGCAGGGGGAGGTCGGCTCGGGAAAGACGCTCGTGGCGCTGCGAGCGATGCTCCAGGTGGCGGAGAGCGGGGGACAGGCCGCGCTCATCGCCCCGACCGAGGTGCTGGCAGGACAACACCTGCGGTCGATCGCCAAGATGCTCGGGCCGCAGCTCGCCCCGCTGGTGATGCCGACGCTGCTCACGGGCCAGATGCCGGCGGCTGAACGTCGCAAGGCGGCGCTGCGCGTCGCATCCGGGCAGGCGCTCATCGTCGTCGGAACCCATGCGCTGCTGGGGGAGAAGACCACTTTCGCCGACCTGGGACTCGTGGTCGTCGATGAGCAGCACCGCTTCGGTGTGGAGCAGCGCGAAGCCCTCCGCGCCAAGGGATCGAGTCCGCATGCTCTGGTCCTCACGGCCACCCCGATCCCGCGCACCGTCGCGATGACCGTCTTCGGCGATCTCGACACCTCGGTCATCCGCACGATGCCCGCCGGTCGCGCCGGCATCCAGTCGTTCGTCGCGCCGCTCGCGGAGCACCCCGGGTGGTTCAACCGGGTCTGGGAGCGTGCGGCCGAGGAGATCGCCCAGGGGCGCCAGGTCTTCGCGGTGTGCGCGGCGATCGACACCGCGAAGAAGACGGCCGAAGCCGCCGAACCCGCCGCTCCGACGCTCGCACCCGAGGGCGGGAACGGTCCGCGCTGGGGCGTCGTTCAGCTCGATGAGGTCCTCGCCACGCACCCGACACTGGGCGGGCTGCGACGGGCCGTGCTGCACGGCCGCATGCCGTCCGACGAGAAGGATGCCGTGATGCAGGCCTTCGCGCGCGGTGAGATCGACCTGCTTCTCGCCACGACGGTGATCGAGGTCGGTGTCGACGTGCCGAACGCCTCCACGATGATCGTGCTCGATGCCGACCGATTCGGAGTGTCCCAGCTGCATCAGCTGCGTGGCCGCGTCGGTCGAGGCGGCGTTCCAGGGCTGTGCCTGCTCGTCACCGAAGCGGAGTCCGACACGCTCGCGCGCGACCGCGTGGAGGCTGTCGCGGCGACTCTCGACGGCTTCGCCCTGGCCGAGGTCGATCTGGAGCTGCGCGGAGAAGGCGATGTGCTCGGCGCGGCGCAGGCGGGTGTCCGCTCCTCGCTCAAACTGCTGCGCGTCGTGAAGGATGCCGCCCTCATCACGCGGGCGCGGGAGATCGGCGAGGAGATCCTCGCGCACGATCCGGCGCTGGATGACCACCCCGGTCTGCGCGAGGCGATCAGTCGACGCGTGAGCGATGCGGACCGTGCGGCACTGGCGAAGAACTGA
- the coaD gene encoding pantetheine-phosphate adenylyltransferase yields MSSRIAVVPGSFDPPTLGHLDVIRRAAVLFDELHVLVVHNPGKEAMLPIAQRLALLEQSIAEDGMPGNIVIGSWSMGLLVDYARDVNAGVLVKGIRSQIDVAYESPMAIVNRHLADIETVFLLPDPAHALVSSSLVRQVASLGGDVSPFVPPAVASFLDTGARGI; encoded by the coding sequence ATGAGCAGCCGGATCGCCGTCGTCCCGGGTTCCTTCGATCCGCCGACCCTGGGTCACCTCGACGTGATCCGTCGGGCCGCGGTCCTCTTCGATGAACTCCACGTGCTGGTGGTGCACAACCCCGGCAAGGAGGCGATGCTCCCGATCGCCCAGCGGCTCGCGCTGCTCGAGCAGTCGATCGCCGAGGACGGGATGCCCGGCAACATCGTGATCGGCTCTTGGAGCATGGGGCTGCTGGTCGACTACGCACGTGACGTCAACGCCGGCGTCCTGGTCAAGGGCATCCGTTCGCAGATCGACGTCGCCTACGAGTCGCCGATGGCGATCGTGAACCGCCATCTCGCCGACATCGAGACCGTCTTCCTGCTGCCGGATCCCGCGCATGCACTCGTGTCGAGCTCCCTCGTGCGGCAGGTCGCCTCCCTCGGTGGCGATGTGTCGCCGTTCGTGCCGCCCGCCGTCGCCTCGTTCCTCGACACCGGGGCACGCGGCATCTGA
- a CDS encoding YceD family protein, with amino-acid sequence MREHEFTITLKEQWGEGIVSFEAGSELDLDVRLESVHEGILVTGSAEGEYVGVCGRCLIDIVRPVEVEFQELFAYPGEEETDFEVQDDHVDLETLVREAAVLALPFQPVCQPDCPGLDSKTGERLAVSTGTEQAAPIDPRWSALQQITDQDGMASSRAAEKEES; translated from the coding sequence ATGCGTGAGCATGAGTTCACGATCACTCTGAAGGAACAGTGGGGTGAGGGCATCGTCTCATTCGAAGCCGGTTCCGAACTCGACCTGGATGTGCGTCTGGAGTCGGTCCATGAGGGCATTCTCGTCACGGGCTCAGCGGAAGGCGAGTACGTGGGAGTGTGCGGAAGATGCCTGATCGACATCGTCCGGCCCGTCGAAGTCGAGTTCCAGGAGCTTTTCGCGTATCCTGGTGAGGAAGAAACTGACTTCGAGGTTCAAGACGACCACGTGGATCTTGAAACTCTCGTCAGGGAAGCGGCCGTACTGGCACTTCCATTTCAGCCGGTGTGTCAGCCGGATTGCCCGGGTCTCGACTCGAAAACGGGCGAACGACTGGCCGTGAGCACCGGGACGGAGCAGGCCGCTCCCATCGATCCTCGATGGAGTGCGCTCCAGCAGATCACAGACCAAGACGGCATGGCATCAAGTCGTGCCGCCGAGAAAGAAGAGAGCTAG
- the rpmF gene encoding 50S ribosomal protein L32 produces the protein MAGNPPKRKVSRSNTRSRRAQWKAEAPALVKTIENGKVVYSRPHQAKVVTDSQGTELFLEYKGRKVADV, from the coding sequence ATGGCTGGTAACCCCCCGAAGCGCAAGGTTTCCCGTTCGAACACCCGCTCGCGCCGCGCGCAGTGGAAGGCGGAGGCTCCTGCCCTCGTCAAGACCATCGAGAACGGCAAGGTCGTCTACAGCCGTCCCCACCAGGCCAAGGTCGTCACGGACTCGCAGGGCACTGAACTCTTCCTCGAGTACAAGGGCCGCAAGGTCGCTGACGTCTGA